A window from Exiguobacterium marinum DSM 16307 encodes these proteins:
- a CDS encoding Asp23/Gls24 family envelope stress response protein: MAIEMKTTYGNIDITSDVIATLAGGAAMECFGVVGMASQAQLKDGIAELLKRENYARGVVVRQEDEDVHIDMHIIVSYGTKVSEVAYNVQSRVKYTLGETLGLNVSSVNIFVQGVRLTND, translated from the coding sequence ATGGCAATTGAAATGAAGACAACATATGGCAATATTGACATCACAAGTGACGTCATCGCAACACTCGCAGGTGGTGCAGCGATGGAATGCTTCGGTGTGGTCGGCATGGCTTCACAAGCACAATTGAAAGACGGCATTGCTGAATTGTTAAAACGTGAAAATTATGCACGTGGTGTCGTCGTACGTCAAGAAGATGAAGACGTACATATCGACATGCACATCATTGTAAGCTACGGAACGAAAGTATCTGAAGTCGCATACAACGTGCAAAGCCGAGTGAAGTACACGCTCGGAGAAACTTTAGGATTAAACGTTTCGTCGGTAAATATATTCGTTCAAGGCGTTCGTCTGACGAATG
- the rpmB gene encoding 50S ribosomal protein L28, whose product MARKCYVTGKSPKSGNNRSHALNKTKRTWGVNVQKVRILVDGKPKRVWVSARALKSGLVERV is encoded by the coding sequence ATGGCACGTAAATGCTACGTAACAGGTAAATCACCTAAATCAGGTAACAACCGTTCGCACGCACTCAACAAGACAAAACGTACTTGGGGTGTGAACGTACAAAAAGTTCGTATTCTCGTTGACGGTAAACCGAAACGCGTTTGGGTTTCAGCTCGCGCACTTAAATCTGGTCTCGTTGAACGCGTATAA